The following are encoded together in the Ictalurus punctatus breed USDA103 chromosome 1, Coco_2.0, whole genome shotgun sequence genome:
- the LOC108265350 gene encoding zinc finger protein 502, with translation MQTLLLLMMMMMVMMMSNTDLSSASIRHMSDNQDVKTLIEEEFQKQILTESNELKISRHLYHPTGNNTDVWHSIWKPTNPVFCLACDTMFPDRLTLEEHTCPFVNFICSCGVSFLNYPEMWAHSTFHNHRGTCVPSHQSAIQSRITASKEQESKLKLLETRAKNIGLVQNTAHFACLPSPKSSFKSGQTINLWKHFKPVVQLETIRRFYPKGKYMCAICQEVFCKQDQLIEHVNSHCKAYIYGCNHCGLLLIGSVPPKPYHRCRSFETKFLQRFTVGQMQRDPLLADSYPCPHCSLKFGHLGNLNNHIYLNHTNIIKGQKTSKKLSQVRSVTGVHRTLDSMPNERQQNKKISCALCGKKYDTIKMLGMHKCKIKVTLLKPETVAKLSAREEQQRSDQNDLVKRSSNEVTFRFQDICNIKAYDCAKLLEIKTEPIEVNLKMTTFPHSVSVKTEPEFQDDDYGVKMDGLTILPNSLKSEEI, from the exons ATGCAGAcgctgttgttgttgatgatgatgatgatggtgatgatgatgtctaATACGGATTTGTCCAGCGCCTCTATCCGGCACATGTCGGATAACCAAG ATGTGAAGACCCTGATAGAGGAAGAATTCCAAAAACAAATACTTACGGAGAGTAATGAACTCAAGATTTCAAGACACTTGTACCATCCCACAGGGAACAATACAGATGTTTGGCACAGTATATGGAAACCCACTAATCCGGTCTTCTGCTTGGCCTGTGATACAATGTTCCCTGATAGGTTGACACTTGAGGAGCACACATGCCCTTTTGTGAACTTCATTTGCTCATGTGGTGTTAGTTTTCTTAATTACCCTGAAATGTGGGCCCATAGCACTTTCCACAACCATAGAGGCACTTGTGTACCGAGTCATCAAagtgccatccagagcaggataACTGCTTCTAAAGAACAAGAGTCAAAGTTGAAGTTGTTAGAGACAAGAGCAAAGAACATTGGTCTTGTACAGAACACTGCTCATTTTGCCTGTCTGCCATCTCCGAAATCCTCTTTCAAAAGTGGACAAACCATAAACCTGTGGAAGCATTTCAAGCCAGTTGTGCAGCTGGAGACTATTAGGAGATTTTACCCCAAAGGAAAATACATGTGTGCAATTTGCCAAGAAGTGTTTTGCAAACAGGACCAGCTCATTGAGCATGTTAACAGTCACTGTAAGGCCTACATTTATGGTTGCAATCATTGTGGGCTGCTTTTGATTGGAAGTGTTCCCCCAAAACCTTACCACAGGTGTAGGTCATTTGAAACAAAGTTTTTGCAAAGGTTTACTGTTGGCCAAATGCAGCGAGACCCATTATTAGCTGACTCCTATCCGTGTCCACATTGTTCCTTAAAATTTGGTCATCTGGGGAACCTTAACAACCACATATACCTCAACCACACCAACATAATCAAAGGTCAGAAAACTTCAAAAAAGTTGTCTCAAGTAAGAAGTGTGACAGGTGTGCACAGGACTTTGGACAGCATGCCAAATGAGAggcaacaaaataaaaaaattagttGCGCCCTTTGTGGAAAAAAGTATGACACGATTAAGATGCTTGGGATGCACAAGTGCAAAATTAAGGTGACTTTGCTAAAGCCGGAGACAGTAGCAAAGTTGTCTGCCAGAGAGGAACAGCAAAGATCTGATCAAAATGATCTGGTAAAGAGAAGCTCCAATGAAGTGACCTTTCGGTTTCAAGACATCTGCAACATCAAGGCCTATGACTGTGCAAAACTattagaaataaaaactgaGCCAATAGAAGTGAATCTTAAAATGACAACTTTTCCCCACAGTGTGTCTGTAAAAACTGAGCCTGAATTTCAGGATGATGATTATGGagtgaaaatggatggattgaccaTTTTACCAAACAGTCTGAAATCTGAGGAAATCTAA